In Chitinophaga sp. HK235, a single window of DNA contains:
- a CDS encoding fibronectin type III domain-containing protein, whose amino-acid sequence MTPVFRFLLCMTLLLFIQKPARAQQYPVTASTQIIPPYSVYLPDYAVPGSDKLRVILVQNDLTKPSYDVRLQMTVERNGTLIMRTAPAFNPRPLTLSAGVPTIISGTDLADYLNTNNIEFSGGFSRDSDERTRSLPEGSYRITFTAFDYRRPQVQVSNAGANIFFFQKNDPPLLNMPICGSRVEKRDPQFLTFSWSSRNTPNPLDGGGTAYIFSLYEIKPKNSNPDYIVRSTRPIYTITTEQNTIAYGPGEPALTDSMEYVWIVQARDKSGRDMFSNQGLSQSCRFTYLGNNPFEINKIGKPGLSGQATGERTIRLSWQLAPDNVNYKVDAYRIQYRATKKDGVEYDWRTAESPRDTVLNINSLEPGRSYEARLQWLVAGVYGPFSDIVTVTTKPSRIFTCGDPALLQTPQNNTPLPAAMAGSIFRIGHFDVMLTEVTGGDGVFSGRGKAITPGFGTGMLLQFNRISVNTDLVVTRGEMQAVTDGIDKFVGDAVKHQRGGDEVGQVKTGDLVPDITTKLHLFTKDNIVVDTDKGTITLKDSNTGQEEVINYKEKGKALPLVIEDTDGNLYNVDKSGKVTAAGTRDKGLAGDPAALAALNTLNLSNGMITFSVKDNKYAFDSWKDSYFGKPVLDSSYEKLADGRYRVSAKAIVPGEQDQVIATLVNAKDIDRSKIRFVSGKGIVYPADSTKDGFIITLTGGPASDAQEVYAVYTRGGKYISMGKLLVASYAPKQKRVVLVPVGYDTDVPVDAISKALKDAYEKIGVTYTVKKDESFRANKDWDLNKDTILQDSRSAFLGNGFTGEEKAMRKAYSKNHDIDKDATYLFVVNEVALTDGDLLGKMPRQSQFGFIFTKNATPENIACTVAHETGHGAFTLEHTFSAGIGLDRGSTDNLMDYNNGYNLLKYQWDVVHDPGHVWGIFENDQEQESVGYDSINVFKDLRNEATNTYTFITPAGTYITLPATASNLKFSTLDRTFYKLNGVANVNQPSEDLMPLGALLSFDLNKKAYAVDFTGKTFNGYGIGGKDYYEDVYTGQEHPRSGIAVFMGVGEDPVTRDRRFISYASRFGALQATISVPSTYYGAGIFNNNLAVTDINFIDAFLNMEGLLRSKMVGNKLLVLPMQNLYLTNANTTFPYKGGQNISISKFLLSVLAPDSPVKDYITFYTVANLKANELEGFKDCMGMGIRIEDFIQSYRKMQLQTVDPSYGPRLFAKVKELTMTELAMAAKGNINLVTDLHTAVLAGKPAADIHTILVNNYSKCAMNALELKDRLYILNQLLGKVADNDLWYTDPHWYTSNDGHFIVKDLLQTAPQKDRLEILKSGLIAKDYQWLRTLWREGNKWLNGVGYDDVRDVFDLINPWVLENYAALGIQPTQKTSTDQMNGTGPVKYYPGEQEFLIGADPVQLYHVNKFFDYWTHNSGTTAEFNDAGKVVLEQEYTIRELPDPLLDQLLEGRPRNTIVDIELDEAFNPLEPVTIMAVRNFHENGFDAGDRHIVPAYMAMVYNTDVARTTNSRTVREVVDFVAITAAILATPETGGGSLAAYSAFALRTAGIVGSMDVLVQRSRNNLTLAEYTKYRDFYEAWDKVKATSDYASLLAGVGNGLAWGASKLNGFRIFNRTIAGVGPILDGTPTALGDLSNAWNTIRNIPKTPPPGGFGFSLSNSRLFVNSRGLLLEGVAGQTKLARVAGFAADARVNAIFSVGAKEGVLAEDLVMVPRQGMVLSASKTTGAITEYVDEIGGAIGDVTTTMAGKGELVVTAEGMSVTVVEYQQGAGSVATMVPAAYNGTANIISYSIAGSPAGGMADIMVATRPNYAPQLLYASAKAYELILTKVKEKEKCIACKRFTEEICKKFDALYKKAGFTNSGGIRELCARLSSKEVSSVLDYLLAMPLSDLTTFLGDINVTSDNVNHISQHVEELDTRILEAWKVVATARKSVSVNYQADFPALKEVKLARASSSFMTNIGQDEGFVTALSPIKGMPCKTCKNASKPINQYLSEYVKDFKYFSDYYNFEGLWNDLKQQRAIGMVYGAAFQLRVLRAYPELFNGTVVFDANLDDTEDGLQGDDLDGTKTKCRFDIKVITPTDIKYLEFKSWGASTVRDFLGNASKRSAFSKQLGVYFKNVSDLNQLSCIFDSKKLSLDKAKGVVQAAFRDRFAEWYDSDDSGLGDAKMQQLFKLNKRAFEAAINDLNSQIYKFVKVL is encoded by the coding sequence ATGACTCCAGTTTTTCGTTTCCTGTTATGTATGACGCTGTTGCTGTTCATACAAAAGCCGGCCCGCGCCCAACAGTATCCTGTTACTGCCAGCACACAGATCATTCCGCCTTATAGTGTATATCTTCCGGACTATGCAGTGCCCGGCAGTGACAAGCTACGGGTGATACTGGTACAGAACGACCTGACCAAACCCTCTTACGATGTACGGCTGCAGATGACCGTGGAGCGCAACGGTACGCTGATCATGCGAACAGCACCAGCCTTTAATCCACGCCCGCTGACACTCAGTGCCGGCGTACCCACCATCATCAGCGGGACCGATCTGGCGGATTATCTCAACACCAATAATATTGAGTTCAGTGGCGGTTTTAGCCGCGACAGCGACGAGCGTACCCGCTCCCTGCCGGAAGGTTCTTACCGCATTACCTTCACCGCCTTTGACTACCGCCGCCCGCAGGTGCAGGTCAGTAACGCCGGAGCCAATATCTTTTTCTTTCAGAAAAACGACCCGCCGTTGCTGAACATGCCTATCTGTGGCAGCCGTGTGGAGAAGAGAGATCCGCAGTTCCTGACATTCAGCTGGAGCAGCCGCAATACGCCTAATCCGCTGGATGGTGGAGGCACAGCATATATTTTCTCTCTCTATGAAATAAAACCCAAAAACAGCAACCCTGATTATATCGTCCGCAGCACCCGCCCGATCTATACCATCACCACCGAACAGAATACCATCGCCTATGGCCCGGGAGAACCGGCGCTGACAGACAGCATGGAGTACGTATGGATCGTACAGGCCCGCGACAAAAGCGGCCGTGATATGTTCAGCAATCAGGGACTGAGCCAGAGCTGCCGGTTTACCTACCTGGGCAACAATCCTTTTGAGATCAACAAAATCGGTAAACCCGGTCTCTCCGGCCAGGCTACCGGCGAAAGAACGATCAGACTCTCCTGGCAGCTGGCCCCTGACAACGTGAATTATAAGGTAGATGCCTATCGCATACAATACCGGGCCACCAAAAAGGACGGTGTGGAATACGACTGGCGTACAGCCGAATCTCCGCGTGATACCGTTCTCAATATAAACAGCCTCGAACCGGGTCGCAGCTACGAAGCAAGGCTGCAGTGGCTCGTGGCCGGTGTGTATGGCCCCTTCAGCGATATAGTAACGGTAACGACTAAACCCTCCCGCATTTTCACCTGCGGTGATCCGGCACTGTTGCAGACACCGCAGAATAATACGCCGCTGCCTGCAGCCATGGCCGGCAGCATCTTCCGTATCGGCCACTTCGACGTAATGCTCACTGAAGTAACCGGTGGTGACGGTGTTTTCAGTGGCCGTGGTAAAGCGATTACACCAGGATTTGGTACTGGTATGCTGCTGCAGTTCAACAGGATATCTGTAAATACTGACCTGGTAGTGACCCGTGGTGAGATGCAGGCCGTAACAGACGGTATCGACAAATTCGTGGGGGACGCTGTAAAACACCAGCGTGGCGGCGATGAAGTAGGGCAGGTGAAAACCGGTGATCTCGTTCCGGACATCACTACCAAACTGCATCTGTTTACTAAGGATAACATCGTAGTAGATACCGATAAGGGTACCATCACCCTGAAGGATTCCAATACCGGCCAGGAAGAGGTGATCAACTATAAAGAGAAAGGAAAGGCTTTACCGCTGGTGATAGAAGATACTGATGGGAACCTCTATAATGTCGATAAAAGCGGTAAGGTAACGGCAGCGGGTACACGTGATAAAGGACTCGCAGGCGACCCGGCAGCATTGGCGGCTTTGAACACACTGAATCTGAGTAACGGTATGATCACCTTCTCAGTGAAAGACAATAAATACGCCTTCGACAGCTGGAAAGACAGTTACTTTGGCAAACCAGTGCTCGACAGCAGTTATGAAAAACTCGCTGATGGACGTTACCGGGTGAGCGCCAAAGCCATCGTTCCGGGTGAGCAGGATCAGGTGATCGCTACACTGGTCAATGCAAAAGACATCGACAGAAGTAAGATCAGATTTGTAAGTGGCAAGGGTATTGTCTATCCAGCCGATTCCACTAAAGATGGATTTATCATCACGCTGACAGGCGGCCCTGCCAGTGATGCGCAGGAAGTATATGCCGTATACACGAGAGGTGGCAAATACATCAGTATGGGTAAACTGCTGGTGGCCAGTTATGCGCCCAAACAAAAACGGGTGGTACTGGTGCCGGTAGGCTACGACACCGATGTGCCTGTAGATGCCATCAGCAAAGCCCTGAAAGATGCTTATGAAAAGATTGGTGTCACCTATACGGTGAAAAAAGATGAAAGTTTCCGCGCTAACAAGGACTGGGACCTGAACAAGGATACCATACTACAGGACAGCAGAAGTGCTTTCCTGGGCAATGGTTTTACCGGTGAGGAAAAAGCCATGCGCAAGGCTTACAGCAAAAATCACGATATAGATAAGGATGCCACTTACCTGTTTGTGGTCAACGAAGTAGCGTTGACAGATGGTGACCTGTTGGGTAAAATGCCGCGTCAGAGTCAGTTTGGTTTCATCTTCACAAAAAATGCCACTCCCGAAAATATCGCCTGCACGGTAGCACACGAAACCGGTCACGGCGCCTTTACGCTGGAACATACGTTCAGCGCAGGTATCGGACTGGATAGAGGTAGCACCGACAACCTCATGGATTACAATAATGGCTACAACCTCCTGAAATACCAGTGGGATGTAGTACATGATCCGGGCCATGTATGGGGCATTTTTGAGAATGATCAGGAACAGGAGAGTGTAGGCTACGATAGTATCAATGTATTTAAGGATCTGAGAAATGAGGCTACCAATACCTATACATTTATCACACCAGCGGGGACCTACATTACTTTACCAGCAACCGCATCCAATCTGAAGTTCTCCACGCTGGACAGAACCTTCTATAAACTGAATGGTGTGGCGAATGTCAACCAGCCTTCAGAAGATCTGATGCCATTGGGTGCTTTGTTGTCCTTTGATCTCAACAAAAAAGCATATGCAGTTGATTTCACCGGAAAAACATTTAATGGTTACGGTATAGGTGGCAAAGATTACTATGAAGATGTGTATACCGGCCAGGAACACCCCCGGAGCGGTATTGCCGTGTTTATGGGAGTGGGGGAAGATCCGGTGACAAGGGATCGTAGGTTTATTTCCTATGCTTCCAGATTCGGCGCATTACAGGCCACTATCAGTGTACCATCTACCTATTATGGCGCAGGTATCTTTAACAATAATCTGGCAGTTACAGATATCAACTTCATAGATGCTTTCCTGAATATGGAAGGGCTTCTGCGAAGTAAAATGGTAGGAAATAAATTGCTGGTATTGCCGATGCAGAATCTGTATCTGACTAATGCCAATACAACCTTCCCTTATAAAGGCGGCCAGAACATCAGTATCTCGAAGTTCCTGTTGAGTGTACTTGCTCCCGACAGTCCGGTAAAAGACTATATCACCTTCTATACAGTGGCCAACCTCAAAGCCAATGAGCTGGAAGGGTTTAAAGATTGTATGGGAATGGGGATCAGGATAGAGGACTTTATTCAGTCTTATCGGAAAATGCAGCTGCAGACAGTTGACCCGTCTTATGGGCCGCGGTTGTTCGCAAAAGTGAAAGAGCTGACGATGACAGAGCTGGCGATGGCCGCAAAAGGTAATATCAATCTGGTGACGGATCTGCATACAGCAGTACTGGCCGGTAAACCAGCTGCTGATATTCATACCATTCTGGTCAACAACTATAGCAAGTGTGCGATGAATGCGCTGGAACTGAAAGACAGGCTGTACATCCTGAATCAGCTGCTCGGAAAAGTAGCTGACAATGATCTGTGGTATACTGATCCGCACTGGTATACTTCCAATGATGGGCACTTCATTGTAAAAGATCTGCTGCAGACGGCTCCGCAGAAGGATCGCCTGGAGATACTGAAGAGCGGTTTGATCGCCAAAGATTACCAATGGCTGCGCACTTTGTGGAGAGAAGGAAATAAATGGCTCAATGGCGTAGGGTACGATGATGTACGCGATGTTTTTGATCTGATCAACCCATGGGTGTTGGAAAACTACGCAGCACTGGGAATTCAGCCGACTCAGAAAACAAGCACCGACCAGATGAACGGTACAGGCCCTGTAAAGTATTACCCAGGCGAGCAGGAATTCCTGATTGGTGCAGATCCTGTACAGCTTTACCACGTCAATAAGTTTTTTGACTATTGGACGCATAACAGCGGAACCACAGCGGAATTCAATGACGCAGGAAAAGTAGTGCTGGAGCAGGAATATACTATCCGTGAATTGCCGGATCCTTTACTGGATCAATTACTGGAAGGAAGGCCCCGTAATACAATAGTCGATATAGAACTGGATGAAGCCTTTAATCCGCTGGAGCCTGTAACGATCATGGCTGTACGTAATTTCCATGAGAATGGGTTTGATGCAGGTGACCGGCATATTGTGCCGGCTTATATGGCTATGGTGTATAATACCGATGTGGCCAGAACTACAAATAGTAGAACGGTCAGGGAGGTGGTTGATTTTGTGGCGATCACAGCAGCGATACTGGCCACTCCGGAAACAGGCGGTGGTTCACTGGCGGCTTATTCGGCTTTTGCGTTGAGGACGGCTGGAATAGTGGGTTCCATGGATGTGTTGGTGCAGCGGTCAAGGAATAATCTCACGCTCGCTGAATACACTAAGTATAGAGACTTCTACGAGGCATGGGATAAGGTGAAAGCCACTTCCGATTATGCATCATTACTGGCAGGAGTAGGCAACGGATTAGCCTGGGGCGCCAGCAAACTGAATGGCTTCCGGATCTTCAACCGTACTATCGCAGGTGTAGGGCCCATACTGGATGGTACACCAACGGCTTTAGGAGACCTGTCCAATGCATGGAATACCATCAGAAATATTCCGAAAACGCCGCCTCCCGGAGGTTTTGGGTTCTCATTAAGTAATTCCAGGTTGTTTGTCAATTCCCGTGGGTTGTTGCTGGAAGGTGTGGCCGGACAGACAAAATTAGCCAGGGTAGCAGGTTTTGCCGCCGATGCTAGAGTGAATGCGATATTCTCTGTAGGCGCGAAAGAAGGTGTGCTGGCAGAAGATCTGGTAATGGTTCCCCGCCAGGGAATGGTGTTGTCTGCTTCAAAAACTACCGGCGCTATCACGGAATATGTGGATGAAATAGGAGGGGCAATTGGAGACGTGACTACTACGATGGCGGGTAAGGGTGAGCTGGTGGTAACAGCAGAAGGGATGAGTGTAACGGTTGTTGAATATCAGCAGGGGGCCGGAAGTGTGGCCACAATGGTGCCAGCGGCCTATAATGGTACCGCCAATATTATCAGTTACTCCATCGCAGGATCTCCCGCCGGTGGTATGGCTGACATCATGGTAGCAACTAGACCCAACTATGCACCACAGCTGCTGTATGCTTCTGCCAAAGCATATGAGCTGATATTGACAAAGGTGAAGGAAAAAGAAAAGTGTATCGCTTGTAAACGTTTTACAGAAGAGATCTGTAAGAAGTTTGATGCACTTTACAAGAAGGCTGGATTTACCAACAGCGGCGGAATCCGTGAATTATGCGCCAGGTTGAGTTCTAAAGAGGTGAGCAGTGTGCTGGATTATCTGCTGGCTATGCCACTGTCAGATCTGACCACTTTCCTGGGAGACATTAATGTAACATCTGATAATGTAAACCATATCAGTCAGCATGTGGAAGAGTTGGACACCCGGATACTGGAGGCCTGGAAGGTTGTTGCTACAGCCAGAAAATCAGTATCGGTCAACTATCAGGCTGATTTCCCTGCATTGAAAGAAGTTAAACTAGCCAGGGCATCCTCCAGCTTCATGACCAATATTGGCCAGGACGAAGGCTTTGTTACGGCATTGTCTCCTATAAAAGGAATGCCTTGTAAGACCTGTAAAAATGCTTCCAAACCAATTAATCAGTACCTGAGTGAGTATGTCAAGGATTTCAAGTATTTTTCGGATTATTATAATTTCGAAGGGCTCTGGAACGATCTGAAACAACAGAGGGCGATAGGTATGGTGTATGGCGCTGCATTTCAGTTACGTGTCCTGAGGGCCTATCCCGAACTGTTTAATGGTACCGTCGTTTTTGATGCAAACCTGGATGATACAGAAGATGGTCTTCAAGGGGATGACCTGGATGGAACGAAAACCAAATGTCGCTTTGATATCAAAGTCATTACACCCACTGATATCAAATACCTGGAATTCAAGAGCTGGGGAGCCAGCACTGTGAGAGACTTTTTAGGAAATGCCAGCAAACGGTCTGCATTTAGTAAACAGTTAGGCGTTTATTTCAAAAATGTGAGTGATCTGAACCAGCTGTCCTGTATTTTTGATTCCAAAAAACTTTCACTCGATAAGGCGAAAGGTGTGGTACAGGCGGCATTCAGGGATCGATTCGCTGAATGGTATGATAGTGATGATAGCGGCCTGGGAGATGCAAAAATGCAGCAGCTGTTTAAACTGAATAAACGGGCTTTTGAAGCCGCTATAAATGACCTTAACAGTCAGATTTATAAATTCGTCAAAGTATTATAA